CAGGTGATACATGATTTGTGTATCCAAAATCTACCTGTTAGTATTGCGATTGATAGAGCTGGAATAGTTGGTAATGATGGTGAAACTCATCAAGGAGCCTTTGATTATTCTTATTTGCGTGCTATACCAAATATGACAGTTATGGCCCCAATGGATGAAAACGAATTACAACATATGTTATATACATCAGTAAATTATTCATATCCTACTGCAGTTCGTTATCCTAGAGGTGAAGGTTTGGGAGTTGAATTAGATAAAGATCTTAATAAAATTGAGATTGGAAAAGGTGAAGTTTTAAAAGAAGGTAAAGATCTTTTATTACTGGCTGTTGGTTCTATGGTAAAACCAGCTAAAAACGCTGCTGAAATTCTTGAAAAAGAAGGGATATCAGTATCTGTAATAAATGCTCGTTTTATTAAACCACTTGACCGAGAACTGATTACAGAATATGTTAAGAAAAATAATAAGGTAATTACAATTGAAGAACAGGCTTTAAAAGGTGGTTTTGGTAGTGCGGTGTTAGAGTTGTTAAATGATAAAAACATAAAAAATTATGAATTGAAAAGAATGGGTATTCCTGATAATTTTGTTTTACATGGAGATCAGGATGAAATGAGAGCAGAATACAATCTTGATCAACGTGGAATTGTTGAATTTTCCTTAAAATTTCTTAATAAAAGGCCGGAGGTAGATTTATGGCCCAAAAAGAACGCATAGATATTTTATTGGCAGAAAAAGGTATTTATTCAAGCAGAAGTAAAGCCAAAAGAGCTATTATGGCAGGCAAGATATATGTAAATAATCAACTGGTAGATAAAGCAGGAACAAAAGTCGAAAAAAATTCTGATATTAGAGTTAAAGGCCGAAAAATTCCCTATGTCAGTCGAGGTGGTTTGAAACTTGAAAAGGCATTGGATGTATTTTCAATTGATGTTAAAAATAAAGAAGCAATTGATATAGGAGCTTCTACTGGAGGTTTTACTGATTGTCTTTTACAAAATGGAGCTAAAAAGGTATATGCTATTGATGTTGGTTATGGTCAGTTAGCCTGGAAACTTCGTCAGGATGAGAGAGTAGAAGTGAAAGAACGCTGTAATTTTCGTTATCTCACACCTGATGAATTCCCAGTAAAAGTTCCTTTGATTGTCACAGATGTATCTTTTATCTCACTCAAATTGATAATACCACAAGCTCTTAAATTTCTTTCTAAAAATGGAGAATTTGTAGCTTTAGTAAAACCTCAATTTGAAGCTGGCAGGGAAAGAGTAGGAAAAAATGGTCTTGTAAAAGATAAAAATGTGCATATAGATATT
This window of the Halanaerobiales bacterium genome carries:
- a CDS encoding TlyA family RNA methyltransferase, yielding MAQKERIDILLAEKGIYSSRSKAKRAIMAGKIYVNNQLVDKAGTKVEKNSDIRVKGRKIPYVSRGGLKLEKALDVFSIDVKNKEAIDIGASTGGFTDCLLQNGAKKVYAIDVGYGQLAWKLRQDERVEVKERCNFRYLTPDEFPVKVPLIVTDVSFISLKLIIPQALKFLSKNGEFVALVKPQFEAGRERVGKNGLVKDKNVHIDI